From Sediminibacterium sp. TEGAF015, a single genomic window includes:
- a CDS encoding menaquinone biosynthetic enzyme MqnA/MqnD family protein, translating to MNKKIRIGAVSYLNTKPMMLGIKRSGLLDKIELTEDYPARVAADLQNDRVDIGLIPVAIIPSIPNAQIVSDYCISAEEDVASVAIFSEVPLKEVKTLLLDYQSRTSVNLARILVRDYWKLDLHIEAAGPDFREQIKGTTAAVVIGDRALEQRLQSPYMYDLATAWNNFTGLPFVFAAWVANKPIDPDFIDAFNRALGYGLQHIDEVVSSLSFDAYDLKTYFTENIQYQLNEDKLKAIQLFHEKLMTLSPLQTA from the coding sequence TTGAACAAGAAGATAAGAATTGGAGCCGTAAGTTATTTAAATACCAAGCCCATGATGCTAGGCATTAAAAGATCGGGCCTGCTGGATAAAATTGAGTTGACAGAAGATTACCCCGCCCGTGTTGCGGCTGACCTGCAAAATGACCGTGTTGATATAGGGTTGATTCCGGTTGCCATCATTCCCTCCATACCTAATGCACAGATTGTTTCTGATTATTGTATTTCTGCTGAAGAAGACGTGGCTTCTGTAGCCATTTTCAGTGAAGTGCCATTAAAAGAAGTAAAAACTTTGTTGCTCGATTATCAGAGCCGGACTTCTGTGAACCTTGCCAGGATACTGGTTCGCGATTACTGGAAGCTCGACCTTCATATAGAAGCGGCTGGTCCTGATTTCAGAGAGCAAATCAAGGGAACCACGGCAGCTGTTGTTATTGGAGACCGTGCTTTGGAGCAGCGGTTGCAATCCCCTTATATGTATGATCTGGCCACGGCCTGGAATAATTTTACCGGATTGCCATTTGTTTTTGCTGCCTGGGTAGCCAACAAACCCATTGATCCCGATTTTATTGATGCTTTCAACCGCGCATTGGGATACGGGCTTCAGCATATTGACGAAGTAGTTTCTAGTTTGTCTTTTGATGCATACGATTTGAAAACCTATTTCACGGAGAATATTCAATACCAACTGAATGAGGATAAACTGAAAGCGATTCAGTTGTTTCATGAAAAATTAATGACACTAAGCCCCCTGCAAACGGCATGA
- a CDS encoding glycosyltransferase has protein sequence MIQVTVISICFNNLADLQRTCASVDAQLDLPDEHLIINGSSTPDIANWLADTPQPAYRRWINERDQGIGDAFNKGIEHARFPLLHLLHAGDCYAGKDVILIVKKYYRDNPTICWSSGNIKVTRAGQEIVIGKPFDAEKLYRGMRSVAHPTWFVKKEVYNRVGNFNNAHKIAMDYDLMCRIHAEPYGYINHTISVFDDTGISTKNYVQSLKDNIRIYESYFGFSFLCRLWQLRLYILHLLLQTPVGKWLFKIKKALGLANA, from the coding sequence ATGATACAAGTAACGGTGATCAGTATATGTTTCAATAACCTAGCCGATTTACAGCGAACCTGTGCATCGGTTGACGCGCAATTGGATTTGCCGGATGAGCATCTGATCATTAATGGATCTTCTACTCCTGATATTGCCAACTGGCTGGCAGATACGCCTCAGCCCGCATACAGAAGATGGATTAATGAAAGGGATCAGGGTATTGGGGATGCATTTAATAAAGGGATTGAACACGCCCGTTTTCCATTGCTGCATTTATTACATGCCGGAGATTGTTATGCAGGCAAGGATGTGATACTAATAGTAAAGAAATATTATAGGGACAATCCTACTATTTGCTGGAGCAGCGGAAACATTAAAGTAACCAGGGCAGGGCAGGAGATAGTAATTGGAAAACCCTTTGATGCAGAAAAACTTTACAGAGGAATGCGCAGTGTGGCTCATCCAACTTGGTTTGTAAAAAAAGAAGTGTACAACCGAGTAGGTAATTTTAATAATGCGCATAAAATTGCCATGGACTACGATTTAATGTGTCGTATTCATGCAGAACCATATGGCTACATAAATCATACTATCAGTGTTTTTGACGATACAGGCATCAGTACTAAAAATTATGTACAATCCCTGAAAGACAATATCCGGATTTATGAATCTTATTTTGGTTTTTCATTCCTATGCCGACTTTGGCAACTGAGGCTATATATTTTACACCTGCTCTTGCAAACGCCAGTTGGTAAATGGCTTTTCAAAATAAAAAAAGCACTGGGCTTAGCCAATGCTTAA